A DNA window from Streptococcus parapneumoniae contains the following coding sequences:
- the metG gene encoding methionine--tRNA ligase — translation MSEKNFYITTPIYYPSGKLHIGSAYTTIACDVLARYKRLMGYDVFYLTGLDEHGQKIQQKSEEAGITPQAYVDGMAVGVKELWQLLNISYDKFIRTTDDYHEKVVAQVFERLLAQDDIYLGEYSGWYSVSDEEFFTESQLAEVFRDEAGKVTGGIAPSGHEVEWVSEESYFLRLSKYQDRLVEFFKSHPEFITPDGRLNEMLRNFIEPGLEDLAVSRTTFTWGVPVPSNPKHVVYVWIDALLNYATALGYGQDEHGNFDKFWNGTVFHMVGKDILRFHSIYWPILLMMLDIKLPDRLIAHGWFVMKDGKMSKSKGNVVYPEMLVERYGLDPLRYYLMRSLPVGSDGTFTPEDYVGRINYELANDLGNLLNRTVSMINKYFDGQIPAYVEGVTEFDNALAQVAAESIAEYHTHMEAVDYPRALEAVWTLISRTNKYIDETAPWVLAKDEAHRDQLASVMSHLAASLRVVAHLIEPFMMETSRAVLSQLGLEEVASLENLSLANFPEGVTVVAKGTPIFPRLDMEEEIAYIKEQMEGNKPAVEKEWNPDEVELKLNKEEIKFEDFDKVEIRVAEVKEVSKVEGSDKLLQFRLDAGDGQDRQILSGIAKYYPNEQELVGKKVQIVANLKPRKMMKKYVSQGMILSAEHDGQLTLLTVDPAVPNGSVIG, via the coding sequence ATGTCTGAAAAGAATTTTTATATTACAACGCCGATTTACTATCCATCTGGGAAACTTCATATCGGTTCTGCCTACACAACCATCGCCTGTGATGTCCTAGCCCGTTACAAACGCCTAATGGGCTACGATGTCTTTTATCTGACAGGTCTTGATGAGCATGGTCAAAAGATTCAACAAAAATCGGAAGAAGCTGGCATTACACCACAAGCCTATGTTGATGGAATGGCAGTTGGAGTTAAAGAACTCTGGCAATTACTAAATATTTCATACGATAAATTTATCCGTACAACGGATGACTACCACGAAAAAGTAGTCGCACAGGTCTTTGAACGCTTGCTTGCCCAAGATGATATTTACCTAGGTGAATACTCTGGTTGGTATTCAGTTTCAGATGAGGAATTCTTTACAGAAAGCCAGCTTGCGGAAGTTTTCCGTGATGAAGCTGGAAAGGTAACTGGTGGTATTGCTCCATCAGGTCACGAGGTTGAATGGGTATCTGAAGAATCATACTTTCTTCGCCTCAGCAAATACCAAGATCGTTTGGTCGAATTTTTCAAGTCCCATCCTGAATTTATCACTCCAGATGGTCGTCTGAATGAAATGCTGCGCAACTTCATCGAGCCAGGTTTGGAAGACTTGGCTGTTTCTCGTACAACCTTTACATGGGGTGTGCCAGTGCCATCTAATCCTAAGCATGTTGTCTATGTTTGGATTGATGCTCTTCTTAACTATGCGACAGCTCTTGGCTACGGTCAAGACGAACATGGTAACTTTGACAAGTTCTGGAATGGAACAGTCTTCCACATGGTAGGAAAAGACATCCTTCGTTTCCACTCAATCTACTGGCCAATCCTTCTTATGATGTTAGATATCAAATTGCCAGATCGTTTGATTGCTCACGGTTGGTTCGTCATGAAAGACGGCAAAATGTCTAAGTCAAAAGGGAATGTCGTTTATCCTGAGATGTTGGTAGAGCGTTATGGACTAGATCCACTTCGTTACTACCTCATGCGTAGCCTTCCAGTCGGTTCAGACGGAACCTTCACTCCTGAAGACTATGTAGGCCGTATCAACTACGAATTGGCTAATGACCTTGGCAACCTCCTCAATCGTACGGTTTCCATGATTAACAAGTATTTTGATGGACAAATTCCAGCCTATGTGGAAGGTGTGACAGAATTTGACAATGCTCTTGCTCAAGTAGCTGCTGAATCAATCGCTGAATACCATACACACATGGAAGCAGTTGACTACCCACGTGCCCTAGAAGCAGTATGGACTCTTATCTCTCGTACTAATAAATACATTGACGAGACTGCTCCATGGGTCTTGGCTAAGGATGAAGCGCATCGTGACCAATTGGCAAGTGTTATGAGCCACTTGGCAGCCAGCCTTCGTGTCGTAGCTCACTTGATTGAGCCATTTATGATGGAAACCAGTCGTGCAGTCTTGAGTCAACTTGGATTGGAAGAAGTAGCGAGTCTTGAGAACTTGAGTTTGGCTAATTTCCCTGAGGGTGTAACAGTAGTTGCCAAAGGAACACCAATCTTCCCACGTTTGGATATGGAAGAAGAAATCGCCTATATCAAAGAACAAATGGAAGGCAACAAACCAGCAGTCGAAAAAGAATGGAATCCAGACGAAGTTGAACTCAAACTAAACAAGGAAGAAATCAAGTTTGAGGACTTTGACAAGGTTGAAATTCGTGTCGCAGAAGTCAAAGAAGTTTCTAAAGTAGAGGGTTCTGATAAGTTACTTCAATTCCGCCTAGATGCAGGTGATGGTCAAGACCGTCAAATTCTCTCAGGGATTGCTAAGTACTATCCAAATGAACAAGAATTGGTCGGCAAGAAAGTCCAAATCGTTGCCAATCTCAAACCGCGTAAAATGATGAAAAAATATGTCAGCCAAGGAATGATCCTCTCAGCTGAACATGATGGACAATTAACCCTTCTCACAGTTGATCCAGCTGTACCAAATGGAAGTGTGATTGGGTAA
- a CDS encoding ABC transporter permease, with amino-acid sequence MQNLKFAFSSIMAHKMRSLLTMIGIIIGVSSVVVIMALGDSMSRYLNKNMTRSQKNISVFFSSKKSKDGSFTQKQSAFTVSGKEEEVHVEPPKPQESWVKEAAKLKGVDNYYVTNSTNAILTYKDKKVENANLTGGNRTYMEAVNNEILAGRSLREQDFKEFASVILLDEELSISLFGSPQEAINKVVEVNDFSYRVIGVYTSPESKNSKIYGFGGLPITTNISLAANFNVDEIANIVFRVNDTSLTQTLGPELARKMTELAGLQQGEYQVADESAAFAEVQQSFSFMTTIISAIAGISLFVGGTGVMNIMLVSVTERTREIGLRKALGATRANILIQFLIESMILTLLGGLIGLTIASGLTALAGLLLQGLIAGIEVGVSIPVALFSLAVSASVGIVFGVLPANKASKLDPIEALRYE; translated from the coding sequence ATGCAGAATCTGAAATTTGCCTTTTCATCTATTATGGCTCACAAGATGCGTTCTTTGCTTACCATGATTGGGATTATTATCGGTGTTTCATCGGTTGTTGTGATTATGGCTCTGGGTGATTCCATGTCTCGCTATCTCAATAAAAACATGACCAGATCTCAGAAAAATATCAGTGTCTTTTTCTCTTCTAAAAAAAGTAAAGATGGGTCTTTTACTCAGAAACAATCAGCTTTTACGGTTTCTGGAAAAGAAGAGGAAGTTCATGTTGAACCACCAAAACCGCAAGAATCTTGGGTCAAGGAGGCAGCCAAACTCAAGGGAGTGGATAATTACTATGTAACCAACTCAACGAACGCCATCTTGACTTATAAAGATAAAAAGGTTGAAAATGCCAATTTGACAGGTGGAAACAGAACTTATATGGAGGCTGTTAATAATGAAATTCTTGCAGGACGTAGTCTGAGAGAACAAGATTTCAAAGAATTTGCAAGTGTCATTTTGCTTGATGAAGAATTATCCATTAGTCTATTTGGATCTCCTCAAGAGGCTATTAACAAGGTTGTAGAAGTTAATGATTTTAGTTATCGAGTCATTGGTGTTTATACTAGCCCAGAATCTAAAAATTCAAAAATATATGGTTTTGGTGGCTTACCTATTACCACAAATATCTCCCTTGCTGCGAATTTTAATGTAGATGAAATAGCTAATATTGTCTTTCGAGTGAATGACACAAGCTTGACTCAAACTCTGGGTCCAGAATTAGCACGAAAAATGACAGAGCTTGCTGGCTTGCAACAGGGAGAATATCAAGTAGCAGATGAGTCCGCCGCATTTGCAGAAGTTCAACAATCGTTTAGTTTTATGACGACGATTATCAGTGCCATTGCAGGAATTTCACTTTTTGTTGGAGGGACTGGTGTTATGAACATTATGCTGGTTTCTGTTACAGAGCGTACCCGTGAGATTGGTCTCCGTAAGGCTTTGGGTGCAACTCGTGCCAATATTTTAATTCAGTTTTTGATTGAATCCATGATTTTGACCTTGTTAGGTGGCTTGATTGGCTTGACAATTGCAAGTGGTTTAACTGCCTTAGCAGGTTTGTTACTGCAAGGTTTGATTGCGGGTATAGAAGTTGGAGTATCAATTCCAGTTGCCCTATTTAGTCTTGCAGTTTCGGCTAGTGTGGGTATCGTTTTTGGAGTCTTGCCAGCCAACAAGGCATCGAAACTGGATCCAATCGAAGCCCTTCGATATGAATAA
- a CDS encoding ABC transporter ATP-binding protein, protein MKQLISLKNICRSYRNGDQELQVLKNINLEVNEGEFVAIMGPSGSGKSTLMNTIGMLDTPTSGEYYLEGQEVAGLGEKQLAKVRNQQIGFVFQQFFLLSKLNALQNVELPLIYAGVSASKRRKLAEEYLDKVELTERSHHLPSELSGGQKQRVAIARALVNNPSIILADEPTGALDTKTGNQIMQLLLDLNKEGKTIIMVTHEPEIAAYAKRQIVIRDGVISSDSAQLEKEEN, encoded by the coding sequence ATGAAGCAACTAATTAGTCTAAAAAATATCTGCAGAAGTTACCGTAATGGTGACCAAGAACTGCAGGTTCTCAAAAACATCAACCTAGAAGTGAATGAGGGTGAGTTTGTTGCCATCATGGGACCGTCTGGTTCTGGTAAGTCTACGCTGATGAATACGATTGGCATGTTGGATACACCAACCAGTGGAGAATATTATCTTGAAGGCCAAGAAGTAGCTGGACTTGGTGAAAAACAACTAGCCAAGGTCCGCAACCAACAAATCGGATTTGTTTTTCAGCAGTTCTTTCTTCTATCCAAACTTAATGCTCTGCAAAATGTAGAATTGCCCTTGATTTACGCGGGAGTTTCGGCTTCAAAACGGCGCAAGTTGGCTGAGGAGTATTTAGATAAGGTTGAATTGACAGAACGTAGTCACCATTTGCCTTCGGAATTATCTGGTGGTCAAAAGCAACGTGTGGCTATTGCGCGTGCCTTGGTAAACAATCCTTCTATTATCCTAGCAGACGAACCGACAGGAGCCTTGGATACCAAAACAGGGAATCAAATTATGCAACTATTGCTTGACTTGAATAAAGAAGGAAAAACCATTATCATGGTAACGCATGAGCCTGAAATAGCTGCTTATGCCAAACGTCAGATTGTCATTCGCGATGGAGTTATTTCATCTGATAGTGCTCAGTTAGAAAAGGAGGAAAACTAA
- a CDS encoding efflux RND transporter periplasmic adaptor subunit: MMKKNGKSKKWQLYAAIGAASVVVLGAGGILLFRQPSQTAVKDEATHLVVAKEGSVASSVLLSGTVTAKNEQYVYFDASKGDLDEILVSVGDKVSEGQALVKYSSSEAQAAYDSASRAVAKADRHINELNQARNEAASAPQLPVPAGGEGAAAQTAAPVSGNSVSSIDAQLGDARDARADAAAQLSKAQSQLDAMTVLSTLEGTVVEVNRNVSKSPTGASQVVVHVVSNENLQVKGELSEYNLANLSVGQEVTFTSKVYQDKSWTGKISYISDYPKNNGEAASAATAAAGGNSGSKYPYTIDVTSEIGDLKQGFSVSVEVKNKSKAILVPLTSIVTENDKNYVWVLDEQKKAKKVEVGLGNADADNQEITSGLTNGVKVISNPTSSLEEGKEVKADEATN, translated from the coding sequence ATTATGAAAAAGAATGGTAAATCTAAAAAGTGGCAATTGTATGCAGCAATCGGTGCTGCAAGTGTAGTTGTATTGGGTGCTGGGGGGATTTTACTCTTTAGACAACCTTCTCAGACTGCTGTAAAAGATGAGGCTACTCATCTTGTTGTTGCCAAGGAAGGAAGCGTGGCATCCTCTGTTTTATTGTCAGGGACAGTAACAGCAAAAAATGAACAATATGTTTATTTTGATGCTAGTAAGGGTGATTTAGATGAAATCCTTGTTTCTGTGGGTGATAAAGTCAGTGAAGGACAGGCTTTAGTCAAGTACAGTAGTTCAGAAGCCCAGGCGGCCTATGATTCAGCGAGTCGAGCAGTTGCTAAGGCAGATCGTCATATCAACGAACTCAATCAAGCACGAAATGAAGCTGCTTCAGCTCCCCAGTTACCAGTACCAGCAGGAGGAGAAGGAGCTGCAGCCCAAACTGCAGCTCCAGTCTCAGGAAATTCGGTATCCTCTATTGATGCACAACTAGGTGATGCTCGTGATGCTCGTGCAGATGCAGCAGCGCAATTAAGCAAGGCTCAAAGTCAGTTGGATGCAATGACGGTTCTCAGTACCTTAGAGGGAACTGTGGTCGAAGTCAACCGTAATGTTTCTAAATCTCCAACTGGAGCTAGCCAGGTGGTAGTTCATGTCGTTAGCAATGAAAACTTGCAAGTTAAGGGGGAACTATCTGAATATAACCTTGCCAACCTCTCTGTAGGACAAGAAGTAACCTTTACTTCTAAAGTTTACCAAGATAAGAGCTGGACTGGTAAGATTAGCTACATTTCTGACTACCCTAAAAACAATGGTGAAGCAGCAAGTGCAGCTACTGCCGCAGCAGGTGGTAATTCTGGTTCTAAATATCCATATACTATTGATGTTACAAGTGAAATCGGTGATTTGAAACAAGGATTCTCAGTAAGTGTTGAGGTCAAGAATAAGAGTAAAGCTATTTTGGTTCCTCTAACAAGTATTGTGACTGAAAATGATAAGAACTATGTCTGGGTGCTTGACGAGCAGAAAAAGGCCAAGAAAGTGGAAGTTGGTTTGGGCAATGCTGATGCAGACAACCAAGAAATCACTTCAGGTCTGACAAATGGAGTCAAGGTCATCAGTAACCCAACGTCTTCTCTAGAGGAAGGAAAAGAGGTGAAGGCTGATGAAGCAACTAATTAG
- the gor gene encoding glutathione-disulfide reductase translates to MREYDIIAIGGGSGGIASMNRAGEHGAKAAVIEEKKLGGTCVNVGCVPKKIMWYGAQIAETFHQFREDYGFKTTNLNFDFATLRRNREAYIDRARSSYDGSFKRNGVDLIEGHAEFVDSHTVSVNGELIRAKHIVIATGAHPSIPNIPGAELGGSSDDVFAWEELPESVAILGAGYIAVELAGVLHTFGVKTDLFVRRDRPLRGFDSYIVEGLVKEMERTNLPLHTHKVPVKLEKTAEGITIHFEDGTSHTASQVIWATGRRPNVKGLQLEKAGVTLNERGFIQVDEYQNTVVEGIYALGDVTGEKELTPVAIKAGRTLSERLFNGKTTAKMDYSTIPTVVFSHPAIGTVGLTEEQAIKEYGQDQIKVYKSSFASMYSAVTSNRQESRFKLITAGPEEKVVGLHGIGYGVDEMIQGFAVAIKMGATKADFDATVAIHPTASEEFVTMR, encoded by the coding sequence ATGAGAGAATACGATATCATCGCTATCGGTGGAGGTAGCGGAGGAATTGCTTCCATGAACCGTGCTGGTGAACACGGAGCTAAAGCAGCCGTTATTGAGGAAAAGAAACTAGGTGGAACCTGTGTCAATGTCGGTTGTGTTCCTAAAAAAATCATGTGGTACGGGGCGCAAATCGCTGAGACTTTCCATCAATTTAGAGAAGACTACGGCTTTAAGACTACTAATCTTAACTTTGACTTTGCAACCCTACGTCGCAATCGTGAAGCCTACATTGATCGCGCTCGTTCTTCTTATGATGGCAGTTTTAAACGTAACGGTGTAGACTTGATTGAAGGCCATGCTGAATTTGTAGATTCTCATACTGTCAGCGTAAATGGTGAACTGATTCGTGCTAAACATATCGTGATTGCTACTGGTGCCCATCCAAGTATTCCAAATATTCCTGGTGCTGAGCTAGGTGGCTCTTCTGATGATGTATTTGCCTGGGAAGAACTTCCAGAGTCAGTCGCTATTCTAGGCGCTGGTTATATCGCCGTTGAATTGGCTGGCGTACTTCACACCTTTGGTGTCAAGACAGACCTCTTTGTTCGCCGCGATCGTCCTTTACGTGGTTTTGATTCTTATATCGTTGAAGGTTTGGTCAAGGAAATGGAAAGAACAAACTTACCACTTCATACTCACAAAGTCCCTGTCAAGTTAGAAAAAACTGCTGAAGGCATTACCATTCATTTTGAAGATGGTACTAGTCACACAGCTAGCCAAGTTATCTGGGCTACGGGTCGCCGTCCAAACGTTAAGGGCTTGCAACTTGAAAAAGCTGGAGTCACTCTGAACGAACGTGGCTTTATCCAAGTGGATGAATACCAAAATACTGTTGTTGAAGGAATCTACGCTCTAGGTGATGTAACAGGTGAAAAGGAACTGACTCCAGTTGCTATCAAGGCTGGGCGTACTTTATCTGAACGTCTCTTTAACGGAAAAACAACTGCTAAAATGGACTACTCAACTATTCCAACCGTTGTCTTTTCACACCCTGCTATCGGAACGGTTGGATTGACCGAAGAGCAAGCTATTAAAGAATACGGTCAAGACCAAATCAAGGTTTACAAATCAAGCTTTGCATCTATGTACTCTGCCGTTACTAGCAATAGACAAGAATCCCGTTTCAAACTCATAACAGCTGGTCCAGAAGAAAAAGTTGTCGGACTTCATGGAATTGGCTACGGCGTTGATGAAATGATTCAGGGATTTGCTGTTGCTATCAAAATGGGAGCAACCAAGGCTGACTTTGATGCAACTGTGGCGATTCACCCAACTGCATCCGAAGAATTTGTAACCATGCGTTAA
- a CDS encoding ATP-binding cassette domain-containing protein — MTIDLLNVSKSFGSKKIFTDLNLIFESGKSYALIGGSGSGKSTLLNIIGRLEKIDSGNVLVDKQDIWKIKERTFFKNTVGYVFQNYSLIDNKTVYDNLSLITKDKKTITDVLEKVGLSSDYLHQKIYELSGGQAQRVAIARMLMKPRKIILADEPTGALDGEIGKEIIRLLLNEKDEDKYVIIATHDPAVYNEVDVIIDMKDIGYNV, encoded by the coding sequence ATGACAATTGACCTTTTGAACGTTTCAAAGAGTTTCGGCTCAAAGAAGATCTTTACAGACTTAAATTTAATATTTGAATCTGGAAAAAGCTATGCATTGATTGGAGGTTCTGGCTCCGGTAAAAGTACCCTTCTTAATATTATAGGAAGATTAGAAAAAATTGACAGTGGGAATGTTTTAGTTGATAAACAAGATATTTGGAAGATAAAAGAAAGAACTTTTTTTAAAAATACTGTTGGATATGTATTTCAGAATTATTCTTTAATAGATAACAAAACAGTATATGATAATCTGAGCCTTATCACTAAAGACAAAAAAACAATAACTGACGTACTTGAAAAAGTAGGACTGTCAAGTGACTATTTACATCAAAAAATATACGAATTGTCTGGTGGGCAGGCTCAACGTGTAGCTATTGCCAGAATGTTAATGAAACCACGTAAAATTATTTTAGCAGATGAGCCCACAGGAGCTTTAGATGGTGAGATTGGAAAAGAAATCATTCGTTTGTTATTAAATGAAAAAGATGAAGATAAATATGTTATAATAGCGACGCATGATCCAGCTGTCTATAACGAAGTTGATGTGATAATTGACATGAAAGATATAGGGTATAATGTATGA
- a CDS encoding ABC transporter permease codes for MKLKLCIIGFFFCLIATIGLVTISDTEIPIPLPIDGAFSIQGKSNLSNNEIYEMVRDLSKTEKVTIYKPIVQSSGQLKYVNFDDVNNEQLKSAPIVGMYYTLGKIDVDSLKPLTMTGLQTVYMAYPWYIGGILQFTGTLRILLMGSIYLTLLVVLFVVRTRQIKEGVIRRSLGLPVYDLRREYVISLIFELIMMALLMISYSSFLGNGFFTYSSKLFFSLLLTNFILFQIIDLITFVLFWLTIQIEKPIEIIKNKAKNKLIFVVWLAIISIIILVSGIFLQETKSSQSSINIQIQNLVPWDTVKDWRRIEFLGIESNSTKNGEVNDSDGQYLQIVAALKNLDFLYIERSSAYVPDFMKTSHVIENFSKQLENDGITNPEINKELIYINQTGANLQNKVNGTNYHLLDNKIATIYIPEKWKENQKSIENTVVAEQFIGTNYTKEQLAVQIIPDGEKIFYFNEDADNNLKMKDILPLANVADSKDNIVVVLDTDKMMENNKFSLASNILYKSLFSPEAVKKINEMTVPLNFSMNPVDVYQIVKLKIQSLEHQILLSQILQKIIYSIVFILIYQYVQLFITLKQNEYVKKIILGLSKTYIAISSLKYFMMTITMVILFTFLMTGQIELLYIGVASLLVLMLSIIMSFRKLSESYTKILKGDES; via the coding sequence ATGAAATTAAAATTATGTATCATTGGATTCTTCTTTTGTTTGATTGCTACAATTGGTCTGGTCACTATTAGTGATACCGAAATCCCCATACCTTTACCAATTGATGGTGCTTTTTCTATCCAAGGAAAAAGTAATCTTTCTAATAACGAAATATACGAAATGGTTCGTGACTTATCAAAAACGGAAAAGGTTACCATTTACAAGCCAATCGTTCAGAGTTCGGGTCAGTTGAAGTATGTAAACTTTGATGATGTAAATAATGAACAATTAAAGTCAGCACCAATAGTAGGGATGTATTACACACTTGGGAAAATAGATGTAGACAGTTTGAAACCACTTACGATGACTGGACTACAAACAGTATATATGGCTTATCCTTGGTATATAGGAGGAATATTACAATTTACTGGAACTTTAAGAATACTGTTAATGGGTTCAATTTACTTAACTTTATTAGTTGTTTTATTTGTTGTTAGGACGAGGCAGATCAAAGAAGGAGTGATACGACGTTCTTTGGGCTTGCCTGTATACGACCTTAGAAGAGAGTATGTCATTTCTCTTATTTTTGAACTGATTATGATGGCTTTATTGATGATTTCTTACAGTTCTTTTTTGGGTAATGGTTTCTTCACCTATAGTTCTAAGTTATTTTTCTCTCTGCTTTTAACGAATTTTATACTATTTCAAATCATTGATCTTATTACTTTTGTTTTATTTTGGTTGACGATTCAGATTGAAAAGCCCATTGAAATTATCAAAAACAAGGCAAAAAACAAGCTTATTTTTGTCGTATGGCTTGCTATTATTTCGATTATCATCCTTGTCTCAGGAATTTTTTTACAAGAAACAAAGAGTAGTCAATCTAGTATTAACATACAGATACAGAATTTAGTACCATGGGATACAGTAAAAGACTGGAGAAGGATTGAGTTCCTTGGAATTGAAAGTAACTCTACTAAAAATGGAGAAGTTAATGATTCAGATGGTCAGTATCTACAGATAGTTGCTGCCTTAAAAAACTTAGATTTCTTATATATAGAACGATCTTCGGCATATGTTCCAGATTTCATGAAAACTTCGCATGTTATAGAAAATTTTTCTAAACAATTAGAAAATGATGGGATAACGAATCCAGAAATAAATAAAGAGTTAATTTATATCAACCAAACAGGTGCTAACCTACAAAATAAAGTGAATGGAACAAACTATCATCTTTTAGATAATAAGATAGCAACTATCTATATTCCTGAGAAGTGGAAAGAAAACCAGAAATCTATTGAGAATACAGTTGTAGCAGAACAATTTATTGGAACAAATTATACAAAAGAACAGCTTGCAGTACAAATAATTCCTGATGGGGAAAAAATTTTTTATTTTAATGAAGATGCTGATAATAATCTTAAAATGAAAGATATTTTACCGCTGGCAAATGTAGCAGATAGCAAAGATAATATAGTTGTTGTGTTAGATACGGACAAAATGATGGAAAATAATAAGTTTTCTTTGGCTAGTAACATACTATATAAATCTCTTTTTAGTCCTGAAGCGGTAAAAAAAATAAATGAGATGACTGTCCCGTTGAATTTCTCAATGAATCCAGTAGATGTTTACCAAATTGTGAAATTAAAGATTCAATCCTTAGAGCACCAAATTCTACTATCACAAATCTTGCAGAAGATAATTTACAGTATTGTCTTTATACTCATTTATCAATATGTCCAACTTTTTATTACTCTAAAACAGAATGAATATGTGAAAAAAATCATTTTGGGTCTGTCAAAAACATATATAGCAATTTCAAGTCTCAAATATTTTATGATGACTATTACAATGGTTATTCTATTTACATTTCTTATGACAGGGCAAATAGAGTTGCTATATATTGGAGTGGCTTCTCTGCTAGTTTTGATGTTGTCAATCATAATGAGTTTTAGGAAATTATCTGAAAGCTACACTAAAATTTTAAAAGGAGATGAATCATGA
- a CDS encoding biotin transporter BioY, whose translation MKKAHVYAIPAIGAALIAVLAQISLPIGPVPFTLQNFAIGLIATVFRPREAVLSVGLYLLLGAIGLPVFAGGGAGLQALVGPTAGYLWFYLVYSGLTSSLTNSKSGVVKIFLANLLGDALVFIGGILSLHFLAGMAFEKALVVGVFPFIIPDLGKLLAISFISRPLLQRLKNQAYSAN comes from the coding sequence TTGAAAAAAGCTCACGTTTATGCCATCCCTGCTATTGGGGCTGCTCTCATTGCTGTTTTGGCACAAATCAGTCTTCCAATTGGACCCGTCCCCTTCACTCTGCAAAACTTTGCTATCGGCTTGATTGCTACTGTCTTTAGACCAAGAGAGGCTGTACTTTCTGTTGGACTCTATCTTCTTCTAGGTGCTATCGGTCTTCCTGTCTTTGCAGGAGGTGGGGCAGGATTGCAGGCGTTGGTTGGTCCTACTGCGGGTTATCTTTGGTTTTATCTTGTATACTCTGGACTTACTTCCTCCCTAACTAACAGCAAGAGTGGTGTTGTCAAGATTTTTCTTGCCAACCTCTTGGGTGATGCCCTTGTCTTTATCGGAGGGATTCTTAGCTTGCATTTCCTAGCTGGAATGGCATTTGAAAAAGCTCTTGTTGTGGGGGTATTTCCCTTTATCATTCCAGACCTTGGTAAACTTCTGGCTATTAGTTTTATTAGCCGTCCACTACTTCAACGCCTTAAAAATCAGGCTTACTCTGCTAACTAA
- a CDS encoding YdbC family protein produces MAEFTFEIEEHLLTLSENEKGWTKEINRVSFNGAPAKFDIRAWSPDHTKMGKGITLSNEEFQTMVDAFKGN; encoded by the coding sequence ATGGCAGAATTTACATTTGAAATCGAAGAGCACTTGTTGACTCTTTCTGAAAACGAAAAAGGTTGGACCAAGGAAATCAACCGTGTGAGCTTTAATGGAGCCCCTGCAAAGTTTGATATTCGTGCTTGGAGTCCAGATCATACTAAAATGGGCAAAGGAATTACTCTCTCTAATGAAGAATTTCAAACGATGGTGGATGCCTTTAAAGGCAACTAA
- a CDS encoding ATP cone domain-containing protein — protein sequence MQVIKRDGEIAEFNPDKIYQAILKAAQTVYVLTDDLRQNLAQVTKKVVLDLEEAKVERATISMIQSMVEHRLLGAGYITIAEHYISYRLQRDLERSGYGDHIAVHLHFEQIR from the coding sequence ATGCAAGTAATCAAACGTGATGGAGAAATTGCTGAATTTAATCCAGATAAGATTTACCAAGCCATCTTAAAGGCAGCCCAGACTGTCTATGTATTGACAGATGATTTGCGTCAAAACCTTGCACAAGTCACTAAGAAAGTGGTTTTGGATTTGGAAGAGGCCAAGGTGGAACGTGCGACTATCAGTATGATTCAATCTATGGTTGAACATCGTTTATTGGGTGCAGGTTACATTACCATTGCAGAACACTACATTTCCTATCGTCTACAACGTGACTTGGAAAGAAGTGGTTATGGAGATCATATCGCAGTTCATTTACATTTTGAACAAATTCGCTAA